The genome window ttaaatatatgttaGTTGGGTTGAAATTTGaacaaatcatataaaatatcaaataacattaaaatatattacattagattattaaattaaatcactTATATTCAATCTACctatataaataactaatataaatattatagtcCAGAATTTGAATCATATATCTCCACTTGTTTTTTCTAATTGTTCAAATAAACTAGTCCTCTGAGTAAGTTGGAAAGTTGGTTTCTAAATCCAGCTTGTGAGAGTTGGAAAGCTATCGCTACTGCCCCATTTTTTGATAATAATCACATTTTGTATCAAATAAAAGAGGGGGAGGTACATTTAATGAGGAcgagaattttttatataaattttgtatacAAATAGATCAGTATTTCTATATGACAGATTGATTCATATAatactttacattttttttttgttatcatcaaagcTTGTGGAGCCAATGCAAGCAGAACGCAGGGACGAAGTTGCCCGGTCCCCCTTCCCTACACAACCTCAGCCTCCACCATACTTTTGATCAATtgcaacaaataataaatatatacaagaaAATTAGTAagtattgaaatttttaaatttaaaaaaaatatcatttgtaAGTTTTATCCAAACATGATCATATATCACTTAGTggttaaagaagaagaaaagaagaaaaagataggAGATTTAATTTCTCCCGTtaacaaataataatgaaattatttattcaagGAGCAACTGGATTTTGCCAAATgaagttttgaaattaattagagGAATGGGAAGATGCAGGAATGAGAATGGCCCCGCCCCACCTTTGGGTCATATTTCTTCAACCAATTGAATGAATAGTGATATTTTTGGTCTgagtaataatatataaattatttttcattttaaacacTTAATTAACtaacactttttatttatcttaatcttttttctgtcaaatcataaattttattatatttgttgaatAATACATTGGGTGTCTGATAAACAATTACAGTTTGGCTCTTTGCTTAGTATACGTGAATCCAGGTTGGCATCGATGTGCCGTACATTCATTCATAGCATATGTTAATACATTCCCAGCATCAAAACATGAAGGAGAAGCTGGTGGGCAGACAGGCCCATTTGGGTTGTGATTTTGTATTTGGTCTTTGGTCAACATTGATGTTAATTTGCAACACAACGCTTCCCTGTGGACCCCCCCATCCCTGTTTCTTTACTTTGcatcaaattaatcaatgaCCATTAACACTAAGCTTTGCACTGAATCCATTGCATGCCCATACACCACAACCATTACtatgatattttaaaaccaTCATTAGTTAGAAGTCGTAATTAAGAACCCCTAATGAGTTGTACATTTATATAGCAGTACTAGTTcgaattaaattgaaattatatgtatataattgGATACATTTAAATAAGTGTAATCATCAAGTTTATGCACATAAATATCTCTTGACGCTTTTATAGCATGCTGAATTCCTTTTTTCGCAAGTTTGAAACAATAATGATGTGAtggttattatttttcattatttgtgTGAATTATTATCGGTTTAGTTCACCATTAATCTTtactaaagaaaataatagatcATCTTTGGTGAAgtctattttttcaattatcattttttgtCTGGAAGATTTGAATTTTTGAGAGATTACTTAAAGAatctaaattcaattttatgtttttttttattttgtttttatggaTGTCTTCCTTTagtgtttgaaacatgagtgaaCATTTAATATGAacacatcttttagtaaaaattcAAACTTTGATTTGTCATTGtgaaaaactaattattttcgCTAGACACAATTCCCGTCTTATTTAATGAAcatctcttttaattttataatttttaataatttttaattaataaaaattgtgttaaaaaatatcttaggGAAGCGTTCCTCATGCTACTTCTCATGTCACAAAAGGATAGGTTTATCTTCAATAATATAAGATTAAGGTGCCACTCGACaattattttactctttttatttcttcttttcttcttcttagatACGTAGtttattgtaatattaaaaaaaaaaaaaactgtttcagAAGCTTGGAACCACAAATTATGATTTCTTATATAAACAAATAGTATTATATCTCATGCGAGataatataagtatttttcatttaaacaattttctttataaaatttcagtttttaatgttgtttacctttttttttatagttttaaaatatttttatttggatttgcaTACTAATTCATCAAAGGTGATACTATTGGTccctacaaaattatttttggtccttATCAACCAAAAGCAAAGATCAAAATACCCTTTGAGCATTTTTACTCCATCCTTTCCCACTACCACTCTTTACCCCTtccctttcttcattttttttatcattttctctttctcttaatTCATTCATTTCCTCTTTTCCTCTCTCCCCTCTCTTCACTTACgctattgaaaatatttttttttccacttttgTTAAGATAATagaatcatgatttcattgtacaataaaaattataacacaacaaaattataattttgttgtattACATAAATTACTATACAATGAAATTATGATTTCGTTGTATTGTATAAAttttaacacaacaaaataacCATTATGTTGAGTAATAAAACTTGTTACATTACATAATTGTGATTTCATTGGACCACAAATTATGtagcaaacaatttttttttgtaaataactaatttttttgtgttgattgtGTAAGTTAATGGATTGGAATACATGTATAAATGAAGAGGTTACAATACCAACTGGATGATTAAATATGGATGATCAAAGTCAAGGTTTCATGATTTTTATAGGTCTGTGTTTTGTGAAGTCTTGTGTTTtgttgttaaataatttttttgattcttttaagtttttagaGAGTGTGATGGTTTGTGAAATTGGGCTCGATGTCTTGGAAAGGAGCATGAGTTTGTAATTGtgattcaaaaatcaaaaataagaaaaaaaacatgttatattGGATTGCGAgggaaaaattaacaaatagtaCAAAGACAAGTTAGTACGTAAATTCATTAACATGATTTCATTGTGCATTGTGAGtgaagataaatttaatattttagaatgGTGGTAGGGGTAATAGCAATTTGCTTGGGAACAATAGCAACCCCATCCACCAACCCACAAGCCGAAGCAAGACAACCACGGTTTGGCTCATTTCATAGACCAATTTAGcccaacttattttaattttatttatgggttATGTGAACTAGACTAGCCTATACATCAAGTTGTAATTAGACTCTTCTAAAGATAGTTTGTAAGTTggacaaaataattattcaacGGGAAGAAATAagtaatttcttattttaaagtatatttttatcatgtatttagataattttaaaattttcataatttttcttattaaattattattcatattGTAAATGTGAGATTAAATTGGCACCACTAGTGATACACACAAATTACCTTTAAACAAACTGTTTTAAGTAGAAGAGAAGTCTTCAttttacaaaaatgttttaGTATGGTGTGTTATGGATGTCTAGGTAATGTTGTTACGATGTTGacaaatgaatatatatttttggctCAAttgcttttttcaattttttaaatattgcgATTTTACGGTTTTAGTTTCATAAGTTTCAATTTATATGGATTTTTTAAGATTTCTCTCATTTATAATCAAGTCCatttatcatttcatttaatattttagtcGAGAGTTTCTTCGAAATGAAAATACATTTCTTTTGTTATAGATATTGTGAAGTTTttcagttaaaatttaaaaaatataaatacttttCTCTTCATCCCAAAATGGATCAATCCAATGAAGAAATATTAATTAGgtgtcaaacaaaaaaattcaaatacatccggcaaaaaaaatataaaataaaaatgagaatatAAAACTTTCTACTTATAATTTAAGTCTCACCACTTAGTTGATTCTAATAGGTTGCATTATTATCCTATAAATTGTGGAAAGTGATAGTGAGTTTACAAATATTTGTATTCTAGAAggtttatatattcataaagtAAGTTATGAATTCACTAGGCATGCATATTATAGTAGACAAAAATAGGAATGAATTGTTGTGGGTGAGTGATGAGTGTAAGATATGCATGGGATGGGCGTTTTCTATTTGGGGGGaagggaaggaaaagaagagagagGGGAAAATGGGTCCTAAAGTGAAGGAGAAGTTGAATGGAAGGAATTGAATGGAGAGCAAAATGGACGGTCATCTCATTAGCAATTCCGCATCACCGCATGCCATGCATTTAAAACTAGTACGTACATTAATTCCAAACCCACACAACACAATTACACCACAAGGATccaagaataagaagaagaagaagaagagattgaaatattaagaaaatatgtCGTGGCAAACTTACGTAGATGACCACTTGATGTGCGATATCGATGGCACAGGACACCACCTCTCCTCCTCTGCCATCATCGGCCACGACGGCTCCGTCTGGGCTCAGAGTTCTTCCTTCCCTCAGGTCTGACTTCACATTATTTTCATATGCAATCATGTCAAAAACCTCTTTCTTTGAATGGAATTCAATTGAGGATAATAATGTGagaatgttttttgttttttatcggttaattgttagtgttattaatttttgttagtagaatgatttgaatttatgatttctctcttttttttaaaaaaattagacccaTCTTATATCTCGAAGAATTGTTTGTATATACTGATTAGTCATGAGTTACGTGTTGCTTTCATGTGAATGTGAGATTTgtgttttgtgtttattttcagATTAAGTCTGATGAGATCAATGGTATCATGAAAGATTTTGATGAACCTGGTCATCTTGCTCCTACTGGCCTCCACCTTGGAGGCACCAAATACATGGTAATACAAGGAGAGCCAGGAGCCGTCATTCGTGGGAAGAAGGTATAATCAACTCCTAACTTATCGTACTCATAATTAAACTAATCAATCTTACACAGAAGGTGATGTTATTATTAACATATTTGTATtggtttatttgaaaaaataaatattttctttatattttaaaactctTTCATGAAATTCGACAACAATGTAGTAATAGAAGTAATAAAAGCCTTATTTGATTAGGTGAGAACGTCAATATGAATCACATAATATGATTTGATTTATTGAAAgaacaaatttttataaatattattttccatGAGATTTCTTTTTAACACATTATTCCAATAATCCAATGTCTTTTTTAATcttccttttctccttttttcatGAATAAAAATTGCGAAATGTATTATCCTTGTTGCTCCTTCCAATACAAGACTCAttgaaaaaatttgtttaagatgaatcttgtaataaataataatctttGAAAATTTGGTTTTTAACTGGCTCCAATGTTTATCATGTGATCCATAGTCCACCTTATACCTAGTACAATAAGTATTTTACGGTTATTGTAAACCAACTCAAATACACACTTGTAGTTTTGCAGTAACTTGTATAACGGTGTAAGGCAAATTGATCAATGTTCTTATATTTTGGCTTTAATTAATGCAAATTCTTCTTGAGGTGGTTTTTTGTGCAAAccaaagttgtttttttatgaattagtACAGCCTAGTGCAATATGAAACATGTTTCATGTGATCTCATCCATGAACATTGATgactctctttttccttttacctATCCTCCAAAGCTCCCAAGAATATTATGTGAACAACAAATTTAAAGCTTCTTTCTTCCGCTATACTAAGTTACAACTAAACTTGGTAAAACCGTTCAGCATACTCAGAttttgatttcttcttttccttataATATGGTGTATGTTACGAGAGAAAGACACAAATTACTTATGTTTACGAATGATGAACCACTACATATATAGGGCCACTTGTAGGCcactatatgaaaatttgtcTATCTTCTTAATGAATAAGTGATTATTCAATTTCAGACCTATTTACCACAGGAGTGGCacctttttatttctaatttttgttattacTCATTATTAAACTGTAACTTTGGATGGTTCCTGTTACAACTTCTTTCTCATGCACGTATTCCTTTTCTcctctttttatataaatgatatgagaaaaacaaaaacagaatgtAGTTGGACAACTCAATAATATTGTAGTAACCATTAGCTATGGTGCataattatttgtgttattttcTTTCCCTTGGAAGCTAGTCCTCACaatattatgatttaattttgcGTACTTTTTTCTATTgagttgttagtttttgttgcAGAAAAATTTGAATCCACAATCACTATACCAACATTATATCTCCAATTTTGAGTTACTTATAAGTATAATTTGTTAAGTTCCTAACATTCTGCTAGATGGTTTTC of Glycine soja cultivar W05 chromosome 1, ASM419377v2, whole genome shotgun sequence contains these proteins:
- the LOC114399892 gene encoding profilin-4; this encodes MSWQTYVDDHLMCDIDGTGHHLSSSAIIGHDGSVWAQSSSFPQIKSDEINGIMKDFDEPGHLAPTGLHLGGTKYMVIQGEPGAVIRGKKGSGGITIKKTGQALVFGIYDEPVTPGQCNMIVERLGDYLVDQGL